The following proteins are encoded in a genomic region of Mycolicibacterium rutilum:
- a CDS encoding SDR family NAD(P)-dependent oxidoreductase — MSLPPPSPSSTAVITGASSGIGAEFARELAARGHGVTLVARRSDRLRELAAELGETVRAETIACDVADPSARAALFDELANRGLTIDVLVNNAGIGTIGAVTKIPVAEEIAQVRVNVEAVIDLTTRAVHQMVPRGRGAILHVGSTAGYYPFPGQAGYAGTKAFVHTYSEGLRAELAGSGVTVAMVAPGPVRTEFLAAAGMDEKKFAAAFPKFLWMPAREVARIGIDALEHDRGNVIAGRRNWVATRLVQALPRPLLLKTLRAQHPGLRRDRSTT; from the coding sequence ATGTCGCTGCCACCGCCTTCGCCGAGCTCCACCGCCGTCATCACCGGCGCATCGTCGGGTATCGGCGCCGAGTTCGCCCGCGAGCTGGCCGCGCGCGGGCACGGTGTCACGCTCGTGGCCCGCCGGTCGGATCGGCTGCGGGAGTTGGCCGCCGAACTCGGCGAGACCGTCCGCGCCGAGACCATCGCCTGCGACGTCGCCGACCCGTCCGCCCGCGCCGCCTTGTTCGACGAGCTCGCCAACCGGGGGTTGACGATCGACGTCCTGGTCAACAACGCCGGGATCGGCACCATCGGCGCGGTGACGAAAATCCCTGTCGCCGAGGAGATTGCACAGGTCCGCGTCAACGTCGAGGCGGTGATCGACCTGACCACCCGCGCGGTGCACCAGATGGTGCCCCGTGGGCGCGGCGCAATCCTTCACGTCGGATCCACCGCCGGCTACTACCCGTTTCCCGGGCAGGCCGGCTACGCCGGGACCAAGGCGTTCGTCCACACCTACTCCGAAGGCCTGCGCGCCGAACTGGCCGGCAGCGGAGTGACGGTCGCGATGGTGGCGCCCGGTCCGGTGCGCACCGAGTTCCTGGCGGCGGCCGGGATGGACGAGAAGAAGTTCGCCGCCGCGTTCCCGAAATTCCTCTGGATGCCCGCCCGCGAGGTCGCCAGGATCGGCATCGACGCCCTCGAGCACGACCGCGGTAACGTCATCGCCGGCAGGCGGAACTGGGTGGCCACCCGGCTCGTGCAGGCACTTCCGCGGCCGCTGCTGCTCAAGACGCTTCGCGCGCAGCACCCGGGGCTGCGACGTGACCGGTCAACCACCTGA
- a CDS encoding DinB family protein, producing the protein MPPLDGDERVLLDAWLDFYRATLAIKCAELDDVELSTASIDPSPLTLHGLVQHLAEVERNWFRRVLTGEAVSPIYGPRDDQTGHDGGFELSEQSTFAEAQAIWQNEIAAARAACAARDLDDTSPFMGGQVSLRWIYLHMISEYARHCGHADLIRERVDGATGV; encoded by the coding sequence ATGCCGCCACTGGACGGCGACGAACGCGTGCTGCTCGACGCGTGGCTCGACTTCTACCGCGCCACGCTGGCGATCAAATGCGCCGAACTCGATGACGTCGAGTTGAGCACCGCCAGCATCGACCCGTCGCCGCTGACCCTGCACGGGCTCGTGCAGCACCTGGCCGAGGTCGAGCGCAACTGGTTTCGCCGGGTGCTGACCGGCGAAGCGGTGTCGCCGATCTACGGCCCTCGCGACGATCAAACCGGCCACGACGGCGGGTTCGAGCTGTCGGAACAGTCGACATTCGCTGAGGCACAAGCGATCTGGCAGAACGAGATCGCCGCGGCGCGCGCCGCCTGCGCCGCCCGCGACCTCGACGACACCAGCCCGTTCATGGGCGGGCAGGTCAGTCTGCGGTGGATCTACCTGCACATGATCAGCGAATACGCGCGGCACTGCGGACATGCGGACCTGATCCGCGAACGCGTCGACGGCGCCACCGGAGTGTGA
- the groL gene encoding chaperonin GroEL (60 kDa chaperone family; promotes refolding of misfolded polypeptides especially under stressful conditions; forms two stacked rings of heptamers to form a barrel-shaped 14mer; ends can be capped by GroES; misfolded proteins enter the barrel where they are refolded when GroES binds), translated as MAKTIAYDEEARRGLERGLNSLADAVKVTLGPKGRNVVLEKKWGAPTITNDGVSIAKEIELEDPYEKIGAELVKEVAKKTDDVAGDGTTTATVLAQALVREGLRNVAAGANPLGLKRGIEKAVEKITETLLKSAKEVETKEQIAATAAISAGDTQIGELIAEAMDKVGNEGVITVEESNTFGLQLELTEGMRFDKGYISGYFVTDAERQEAVLEDPYILLVSSKVSTVKDLLPLLEKVIQAGKPLLIIAEDVEGEALSTLVVNKIRGTFKSVAVKAPGFGDRRKAMLQDMAILTGGQVVSEEVGLSLETADISLLGQARKVVVTKDETTIVEGAGDSDAIAGRVAQIRAEIENSDSDYDREKLQERLAKLAGGVAVIKAGAATEVELKERKHRIEDAVRNAKAAVEEGIVAGGGVALLQASPALEELKLEGDEATGANIVRVALSAPLKQIAFNGGLEPGVVAEKVTNSPAGTGLNAATGEYEDLLKAGVADPVKVTRSALQNAASIAALFLTTEAVVADKPEKAAAGPADPTGGMGGMDF; from the coding sequence ATGGCCAAGACAATTGCGTATGACGAAGAGGCCCGCCGCGGCCTCGAGCGGGGCCTCAACAGCCTCGCCGACGCGGTAAAGGTGACGTTGGGCCCGAAGGGTCGCAACGTCGTCCTGGAGAAGAAGTGGGGCGCCCCCACGATCACCAACGATGGTGTGTCCATCGCCAAGGAGATCGAGCTGGAGGACCCGTACGAGAAGATCGGCGCTGAGCTGGTCAAGGAAGTCGCCAAGAAGACCGACGACGTCGCGGGTGACGGCACCACCACCGCCACCGTGCTCGCCCAGGCGCTCGTGCGCGAGGGTCTGCGCAACGTCGCCGCCGGCGCCAACCCGCTCGGCCTCAAGCGCGGCATCGAGAAGGCCGTCGAGAAGATCACCGAGACGCTGCTGAAGTCGGCCAAGGAGGTCGAGACCAAGGAGCAGATCGCTGCCACCGCCGCGATCTCGGCCGGCGACACCCAGATCGGCGAGCTGATCGCCGAGGCCATGGACAAGGTCGGCAACGAGGGTGTCATCACCGTCGAGGAGTCCAACACCTTCGGTCTGCAGCTGGAGCTCACCGAGGGCATGCGCTTCGACAAGGGCTACATTTCGGGCTACTTCGTCACCGACGCCGAGCGGCAGGAAGCGGTCCTCGAGGATCCGTACATCCTGCTCGTGTCGTCGAAGGTGTCGACGGTCAAGGATCTGCTGCCGCTGCTGGAGAAGGTCATCCAGGCCGGCAAGCCGCTGCTGATCATCGCCGAGGACGTCGAGGGCGAGGCCCTGTCGACCCTGGTGGTCAACAAGATCCGCGGCACCTTCAAGTCCGTCGCCGTCAAGGCCCCGGGCTTCGGTGACCGCCGCAAGGCGATGCTGCAGGACATGGCGATCCTCACCGGTGGCCAGGTCGTCAGCGAAGAGGTCGGCCTGTCGCTCGAGACCGCCGACATCTCGCTGCTGGGCCAGGCCCGCAAGGTCGTCGTGACCAAGGACGAGACCACCATCGTCGAGGGCGCCGGTGACTCCGACGCCATCGCCGGCCGGGTGGCTCAGATCCGCGCCGAGATCGAGAACAGCGACTCCGACTACGACCGCGAGAAGCTGCAGGAGCGCCTGGCCAAGCTGGCCGGCGGTGTTGCGGTGATCAAGGCGGGCGCGGCCACCGAGGTCGAGCTCAAGGAGCGCAAGCACCGCATCGAGGACGCCGTGCGCAACGCCAAGGCGGCCGTCGAGGAGGGCATCGTCGCCGGTGGTGGCGTCGCCCTGCTGCAGGCCTCCCCGGCGCTCGAGGAGCTCAAGCTCGAGGGCGACGAGGCCACCGGTGCCAACATCGTCCGCGTGGCGCTGTCGGCTCCGCTGAAGCAGATCGCCTTCAACGGTGGGCTCGAGCCCGGCGTTGTCGCCGAGAAGGTCACCAACTCGCCCGCCGGCACCGGCCTCAACGCCGCCACCGGTGAGTACGAGGACCTGCTCAAGGCCGGCGTCGCCGACCCGGTGAAGGTGACGCGTTCGGCGCTGCAGAACGCGGCGTCCATCGCGGCGCTGTTCCTGACCACCGAGGCCGTCGTCGCCGACAAGCCGGAGAAGGCGGCCGCTGGTCCGGCCGACCCGACCGGTGGCATGGGCGGTATGGACTTCTAA
- a CDS encoding TetR/AcrR family transcriptional regulator: MRADAARNRARVLEVAYEAFATDGLAVPIDEIARRAGVGAGTVYRHFPTKTDLYRAVVENRIQSLVAEGRALTEGVPAGEALFVFLRSLVLQWGATDRGLKGALGGEGVDVESLIPETEEAFLQLLGDMLKAAQKAGTARRDLDVSDVKAILAGCFAIQEAKPQDAERLTEVVLDGLRTG; this comes from the coding sequence ATGCGGGCTGATGCCGCGCGCAACCGGGCGCGGGTGTTGGAGGTCGCCTACGAGGCCTTCGCCACCGACGGCCTGGCGGTACCGATCGACGAGATCGCCCGCCGCGCGGGTGTCGGCGCCGGCACGGTGTACCGGCACTTCCCGACGAAGACCGATCTGTACCGCGCGGTCGTGGAGAACCGGATCCAGTCCCTTGTGGCGGAGGGCCGCGCGCTGACCGAAGGGGTGCCGGCGGGCGAAGCGCTGTTCGTCTTCCTGCGGTCGCTGGTCCTGCAGTGGGGGGCGACCGACCGGGGGCTCAAGGGCGCGCTCGGTGGGGAAGGCGTCGACGTCGAGTCGCTCATCCCCGAAACCGAGGAGGCCTTCCTGCAACTGCTCGGCGACATGTTGAAGGCGGCCCAGAAGGCGGGGACCGCGCGCCGGGATCTCGACGTGTCGGACGTGAAGGCGATTCTGGCCGGATGCTTCGCGATCCAGGAAGCCAAACCGCAGGACGCCGAGCGGCTGACCGAGGTGGTGCTCGACGGGCTGCGAACGGGCTAA
- a CDS encoding SDR family NAD(P)-dependent oxidoreductase, whose product MSTSPSWTPSDIPDQTGRTAVVTGANTGLGYETAAALAAKGAHVVLAVRNLDKGADAARRIEQSAPGASVALQKLDLSSLASVRAAADQIRAQHDTIDLLINNAGVMFTPKQTTADGFELQFGTNHLGHFAFTGLLLDRVLAAPGSRVVTVSSVGHRFARNGIRFDDLQGERDYSRVGAYGQSKLANLMFTYELQRRLRGTGTIAVAAHPGGSNTELARNSPLLLRALFAVAVPLLTQDAAGGALPSLRAATDPGVLGGQYFGPDGFAEQRGNPVVVASSRASHDIDAQRRLWTVSEELTGVRYPVPATV is encoded by the coding sequence ATGTCAACATCACCCAGCTGGACCCCCTCTGACATTCCGGACCAGACCGGTCGCACCGCCGTCGTCACCGGCGCCAACACCGGGCTGGGTTACGAGACCGCGGCGGCCCTTGCCGCCAAGGGAGCACATGTCGTGCTCGCCGTGCGCAACCTCGACAAGGGCGCCGACGCCGCCCGGCGCATCGAGCAGTCCGCCCCGGGCGCCAGTGTCGCACTACAGAAACTCGACCTGAGCTCGCTGGCCTCCGTACGCGCCGCCGCCGACCAAATCCGCGCCCAGCACGACACCATCGACCTGCTCATCAACAACGCCGGGGTGATGTTCACCCCGAAGCAGACCACTGCCGACGGCTTCGAGTTGCAGTTCGGCACCAACCACCTCGGCCACTTCGCGTTCACCGGGCTGCTGCTCGACCGCGTGCTGGCCGCGCCCGGCTCGCGGGTCGTCACCGTCAGCAGCGTAGGACACCGCTTCGCCCGCAACGGCATTCGCTTCGACGACCTGCAGGGCGAGCGCGACTACAGCCGCGTCGGCGCCTACGGACAGTCCAAGCTGGCCAACCTCATGTTCACCTACGAGTTGCAGCGCCGGCTGCGTGGCACGGGCACGATCGCGGTCGCCGCCCATCCCGGCGGCTCCAACACCGAACTGGCGCGCAACTCCCCGCTGCTGCTGCGCGCACTGTTCGCGGTCGCCGTGCCGCTGCTGACCCAGGACGCCGCCGGCGGCGCACTGCCCAGCCTGCGCGCGGCGACAGACCCCGGCGTGCTCGGCGGCCAGTACTTCGGTCCCGACGGTTTCGCCGAACAGCGCGGCAATCCGGTGGTCGTGGCGTCGAGCCGGGCGTCGCACGACATCGACGCGCAGCGCCGGCTGTGGACGGTCTCCGAGGAGCTGACCGGAGTGCGCTATCCGGTGCCCGCGACGGTCTGA
- a CDS encoding cupin domain-containing protein, whose protein sequence is MSLVDPRQVPPYPPARYTAPEPEASAWLRRAAEPADFDSFGLVQYHYLANQQATGGDYGLYRVDIAPNGGGPGPHFHRAMSEAFFVLSGTLRLYDGTDWTDGHTGDFLYVPPGGIHGFRNEADEPTSILMLFAPGAPREHYFEGLAQLGDLTDEERRDFFIANDNFFIE, encoded by the coding sequence ATGTCGCTCGTCGACCCGCGGCAGGTGCCGCCCTACCCACCCGCTCGCTACACCGCGCCCGAGCCCGAGGCCAGCGCATGGCTGCGGCGGGCCGCCGAACCGGCGGACTTCGACTCGTTCGGCCTGGTGCAGTACCACTATCTGGCGAACCAGCAGGCCACCGGCGGCGACTACGGGCTATACCGCGTCGACATCGCCCCCAACGGCGGCGGGCCGGGGCCACACTTCCACCGCGCGATGTCGGAAGCGTTCTTCGTACTGTCCGGGACGCTGCGGCTCTATGACGGCACAGACTGGACCGACGGCCACACCGGCGACTTCCTCTATGTCCCGCCGGGCGGCATCCACGGTTTCCGCAACGAGGCCGACGAGCCGACGTCGATCCTGATGCTGTTCGCCCCGGGCGCCCCGCGCGAGCACTACTTCGAGGGCCTCGCCCAGCTCGGCGACCTGACCGACGAGGAACGCCGCGACTTCTTCATCGCCAACGACAACTTCTTCATCGAGTGA
- a CDS encoding excinuclease ABC subunit UvrA gives MPPTPAQRDDEFDPCVRVFGTRVHNLRGVDVAAPRDALVAFTGISGSGKSSLAFGTIYAEAQRRYFESVAPYARRLLQPVGAPKVDDITGLPPAVALQQRRGTATSRSTVGTVTTLSNLLRMLFSRAGTYPRGSAERLDSDAFSPNTAVGACPRCHGLGRIHEVTEQTLVPDPSLTIREGAVAAWPGAWQGQNLRDILITLGYDIDKPWRKLPKRQRDWILFTDDQPTVEIDPAQHPVTADYYYNGTFSSAERHVRHTLANSQSAMMRRRVLQYVDSVDCGLCHGSGLRPEALKVTFAGRSIADYVAMPLTELADALRPTAARIDAAAAYESTESGEHTEVATMIAADLVARIEVLIDLGLGYLTLNRRTPTVSPGELQRLRLATQLRAGLFGVLYVLDEPSAGLHPADAEPLLDVLDRLRRAGNSLFVVEHDMDVVRRADWIVDVGPGAGELGGRVLYSGPVAGLRDVDDSITRRYIFDTEPAAPRTPRTPTSRLALRGICFHNLRDVDVDLPLGVYTAVTGVSGSGKSTLVVKVLTDVVNRHLGRAVNVAETDSDAEDSDGEIVDLDRDASIGVTADGIEAINRLVAVDQRPIGRTPRSTLATYTGLFDAVRREFAATPAARRRGWTAGRFSFNVAEGRCETCQGEGFVAVELLFLPGTYATCPTCGGARYNEATLKVRYRGRTIADVLAMTVDEAAEFLADIAGTARSLTTLREVGLGYLRLGQPATELSGGEAQRIKLASELQRPRRGHTLYVLDEPTTGLHPADVDLLDAQLHRLVDAGNTVVVAEHDMRMVAGSDWVIDLGPGAGDNGGRVVAAGTPRDVSRAENSRTAPYLAARLTR, from the coding sequence ATGCCGCCCACCCCTGCCCAGCGCGACGACGAGTTCGACCCGTGCGTGCGCGTCTTCGGTACCCGCGTACACAACCTACGGGGTGTCGACGTCGCGGCGCCGCGCGACGCGCTGGTGGCGTTCACCGGCATCTCCGGTTCCGGCAAATCGTCGCTGGCGTTCGGCACGATCTACGCCGAGGCGCAGCGACGGTACTTTGAGTCCGTCGCCCCCTACGCCCGGCGTCTGCTGCAGCCGGTCGGCGCCCCCAAGGTCGACGACATCACCGGGCTGCCGCCGGCCGTCGCGCTGCAGCAGCGCAGAGGCACGGCCACCTCCCGGTCCACGGTGGGCACCGTCACGACGCTGTCCAATCTGCTGCGGATGTTGTTCTCGCGGGCGGGCACCTATCCGCGGGGGAGCGCCGAACGCCTCGACTCCGATGCGTTCTCGCCGAACACCGCCGTCGGCGCCTGCCCGCGATGCCACGGACTCGGCCGCATCCACGAGGTCACCGAGCAGACGCTGGTGCCCGACCCGTCGCTGACGATCCGTGAGGGCGCCGTCGCCGCGTGGCCGGGCGCCTGGCAGGGCCAGAACCTGCGCGACATCCTCATCACCCTCGGCTACGACATCGACAAGCCGTGGCGCAAACTGCCCAAGCGGCAACGGGATTGGATCCTGTTCACCGACGACCAGCCGACCGTGGAGATCGATCCGGCCCAGCACCCGGTGACCGCCGACTACTACTACAACGGGACGTTCTCCAGCGCCGAACGCCACGTCCGGCACACGCTGGCCAACTCGCAGAGCGCGATGATGCGCCGCCGGGTCCTGCAGTACGTCGACAGCGTCGACTGCGGGCTGTGCCACGGCTCGGGGCTGCGGCCGGAGGCGTTGAAGGTGACCTTCGCCGGGCGCAGCATCGCTGACTACGTCGCGATGCCGCTGACCGAACTCGCCGACGCGCTGCGCCCCACGGCGGCGCGCATTGACGCCGCGGCGGCCTACGAGTCGACCGAGTCCGGCGAGCACACCGAGGTCGCGACCATGATCGCCGCCGACCTCGTCGCGCGCATCGAGGTGCTCATCGACCTCGGGTTGGGCTATCTCACGCTGAATCGCCGCACCCCGACCGTGTCGCCCGGCGAACTGCAGCGGCTGCGGCTGGCCACGCAGCTGCGCGCCGGGCTGTTCGGGGTGCTCTACGTGCTCGACGAGCCGTCGGCGGGCCTGCACCCGGCGGACGCGGAACCGTTGCTCGACGTCCTCGACCGGCTGCGCCGGGCCGGTAACTCGTTGTTCGTCGTCGAGCACGACATGGACGTGGTGCGCCGCGCCGACTGGATCGTCGACGTGGGCCCGGGCGCGGGTGAACTCGGCGGGCGGGTGCTCTACAGCGGGCCGGTCGCGGGCCTGCGCGACGTCGACGACTCGATCACCCGCCGCTACATCTTCGACACCGAACCGGCCGCACCCCGCACCCCGCGGACGCCGACGTCGCGTCTTGCTCTGCGCGGCATCTGTTTTCACAACCTGCGCGACGTGGACGTCGACCTGCCGCTGGGCGTCTACACCGCGGTCACCGGCGTCTCCGGCTCGGGGAAGTCGACGCTCGTGGTCAAGGTCCTCACCGACGTCGTCAACCGCCACCTGGGCCGCGCCGTCAATGTCGCCGAAACCGACAGCGACGCAGAGGATTCTGACGGTGAGATCGTGGACCTCGACCGCGACGCCAGCATCGGGGTGACGGCCGACGGGATCGAGGCGATCAACCGGCTCGTGGCCGTCGACCAGCGGCCGATCGGGCGGACACCGCGCTCGACGCTGGCCACCTATACGGGGCTGTTCGACGCCGTGCGACGCGAGTTCGCCGCCACCCCCGCGGCGCGCCGGCGCGGATGGACAGCAGGCCGGTTCTCGTTCAACGTCGCCGAGGGCCGCTGCGAAACGTGCCAGGGTGAGGGCTTCGTCGCGGTCGAATTGCTGTTTCTGCCCGGCACTTACGCGACCTGCCCGACGTGTGGCGGCGCGCGCTACAACGAAGCGACGCTGAAGGTGCGCTACCGCGGCCGCACCATCGCCGACGTGCTGGCCATGACCGTCGACGAGGCCGCCGAGTTCCTCGCCGACATCGCGGGCACCGCGCGCAGCCTGACCACGCTTCGTGAGGTCGGGCTGGGCTATCTGCGGCTGGGGCAGCCGGCGACCGAACTGTCCGGCGGCGAGGCGCAACGCATCAAGCTGGCCTCGGAGTTGCAGCGACCCCGCCGCGGCCACACGCTCTACGTGCTCGACGAACCCACCACCGGCCTGCACCCCGCCGACGTCGACCTGCTCGACGCGCAGCTGCATCGGCTCGTCGACGCGGGCAACACGGTGGTGGTGGCCGAACACGACATGCGGATGGTGGCCGGGTCGGACTGGGTGATCGACCTGGGCCCGGGCGCCGGCGACAACGGCGGCCGGGTGGTCGCGGCAGGCACCCCGCGGGACGTGAGCCGGGCCGAGAACAGCCGTACCGCACCGTATCTGGCGGCGCGGCTCACTCGATGA
- a CDS encoding DEAD/DEAH box helicase — MRADTAPDTQALRGWQRRALVRYLRAKPRDFLAVATPGAGKTTFALRVAGELMADGTVERITVVVPTEHLKIQWALAAARLGISLDPKFSNSASHHSSEYHGVVVTYAQVASHPARHRVRTENYRTLVIFDEIHHGGDAKSWGDAMREAFSDATRRLSLTGTPFRSDDSPIPFVTYEPDGAGVMRSRADHVYGYSDALSDGVVRPVVFMAYSGEARWRTSAGEEYSARLGEPLNAEQTARAWRTVLDPNGEWIPAVLQAADTRLTQLRNGGVPDAGAMVIASDQKAARAYAKVLTQLTGEEPTVVLSDDPGSSDRIAQYAAGTGRWMVAVRMVSEGVDVPRLAVGVYATSASTPLFFAQAIGRYVRSRRPGETASIFLPSVPALLNLAGEMEAQRDHVLGKPHRESQDEWDDAALEDANKQKDEADQLDNGFEMLGADAELDQVIFDGSSFGTATPAGSEEEADYLGIPGLLDADQMRDLLRRRQEEQLTRRSQVSGGVDVGPAPGSAQRASTHGQLRELRRELNALVSIAHHRTGKPHGWIHNELRRICGGPPVPAATTDQLRARIEAVRTLQA; from the coding sequence GTGCGGGCAGACACAGCGCCCGACACCCAGGCTTTGAGGGGCTGGCAGCGTCGGGCATTGGTGCGGTATCTTCGCGCCAAACCACGGGACTTTCTCGCCGTGGCCACCCCCGGCGCAGGTAAGACGACGTTTGCGCTCCGCGTCGCCGGTGAACTGATGGCCGACGGCACCGTCGAGCGGATCACCGTCGTCGTGCCGACCGAACACCTCAAGATCCAATGGGCGCTGGCCGCCGCCCGCCTCGGCATCTCCCTGGACCCGAAGTTCTCCAACAGCGCCTCGCACCACTCCTCGGAGTACCACGGCGTCGTCGTCACCTACGCGCAGGTTGCCAGCCATCCGGCCCGGCACCGGGTGCGCACCGAGAACTACCGCACGCTGGTCATCTTCGACGAGATCCACCACGGCGGGGACGCGAAGAGTTGGGGCGACGCGATGCGCGAGGCGTTCAGCGACGCCACCCGCCGGCTGTCGCTGACCGGTACCCCGTTCCGCAGCGACGACAGCCCGATCCCGTTCGTCACCTACGAACCGGACGGGGCCGGGGTGATGCGCTCACGGGCCGACCACGTCTACGGGTACTCCGATGCGCTGTCCGACGGCGTGGTGCGGCCGGTGGTGTTCATGGCCTACTCCGGGGAGGCCCGCTGGCGCACCAGCGCCGGCGAGGAGTACTCCGCGCGACTCGGCGAACCGCTCAACGCCGAGCAGACCGCGCGGGCCTGGCGCACGGTGCTCGACCCGAACGGCGAATGGATCCCGGCGGTGCTGCAGGCCGCCGACACCCGGCTGACCCAGCTGCGCAACGGCGGGGTGCCCGACGCCGGCGCGATGGTGATCGCCTCGGACCAGAAGGCCGCCCGCGCGTACGCCAAGGTGCTCACCCAGCTGACCGGTGAGGAGCCGACGGTCGTGCTGTCCGACGACCCCGGCTCCTCGGACCGCATCGCCCAGTACGCCGCGGGCACCGGCCGGTGGATGGTCGCGGTCCGGATGGTCTCCGAGGGTGTCGACGTGCCGCGCCTCGCGGTCGGTGTGTACGCGACCAGCGCGTCGACCCCGCTGTTCTTCGCCCAGGCGATCGGGCGCTACGTGCGGTCGCGCCGGCCCGGCGAGACCGCCAGCATCTTCCTGCCGTCGGTGCCCGCGCTGCTCAACCTGGCCGGCGAGATGGAGGCCCAGCGCGACCACGTGCTCGGCAAGCCGCACCGCGAGTCGCAGGACGAGTGGGACGACGCGGCGCTCGAGGACGCCAACAAGCAGAAGGACGAGGCCGACCAACTCGACAACGGCTTCGAGATGCTGGGCGCCGACGCCGAACTCGACCAGGTCATCTTCGACGGGTCGTCATTCGGCACCGCGACGCCCGCGGGCAGCGAGGAGGAGGCCGACTACCTCGGCATCCCCGGCCTGCTCGACGCCGACCAGATGCGAGACCTGTTGCGGCGCAGGCAGGAAGAACAACTCACCCGCCGCAGCCAGGTCAGCGGCGGCGTCGACGTCGGCCCCGCACCCGGCAGCGCGCAGCGGGCGTCCACGCACGGGCAGCTGCGGGAACTGCGCCGCGAACTCAACGCGCTCGTGTCGATCGCGCACCACCGCACCGGCAAGCCGCACGGCTGGATCCACAACGAGCTGCGCCGGATCTGCGGCGGCCCGCCGGTGCCCGCGGCGACGACGGATCAGCTGCGCGCCCGCATCGAAGCGGTGCGCACGCTGCAGGCCTGA
- a CDS encoding SRPBCC family protein — MTEKRIHTTATVDAPIEAVFAVLADPSSHEAIDGTGWVRAPLDPEPLTAVGQIFRMAMYHENHPEKDYEMANRVDVLDPPRAIAWQPGQGPEQRGHLMNSTELEFGGWIWRYDLASDGPNRTTVTLSYDWSAVPADLVDIEFPPFEPQHLDNSLKNLAALAEARG, encoded by the coding sequence ATGACTGAGAAACGTATCCACACCACCGCCACCGTCGACGCCCCGATCGAGGCCGTGTTCGCCGTGCTCGCCGACCCGTCGTCGCACGAGGCGATCGACGGCACCGGTTGGGTCCGCGCACCCCTCGACCCCGAACCCCTCACCGCCGTCGGGCAGATCTTCCGGATGGCCATGTACCACGAGAACCACCCGGAGAAGGACTACGAGATGGCCAACCGGGTCGACGTGCTGGACCCGCCGCGCGCGATCGCGTGGCAGCCGGGTCAAGGTCCCGAGCAGCGCGGCCACCTGATGAACAGCACCGAACTCGAGTTCGGCGGCTGGATCTGGCGCTACGACCTGGCTTCCGACGGGCCGAACCGCACCACGGTCACACTGTCCTACGACTGGTCGGCGGTCCCGGCGGACCTGGTCGACATCGAGTTCCCGCCGTTCGAACCCCAGCACCTGGACAACTCGCTGAAGAACCTCGCGGCCCTCGCCGAAGCCCGCGGCTGA
- a CDS encoding addiction module protein, with product MWQRVQQMLLRRGINTYLELALWIALVYTVFGVGYALFHIELIGQLEAALSGDFTIFANIAALVFTVALWPLLLLSALVCGVSGCGLF from the coding sequence ATGTGGCAGCGCGTGCAGCAGATGTTGCTGCGCCGGGGGATCAACACCTACCTCGAGCTCGCGTTGTGGATCGCGTTGGTCTACACGGTGTTCGGGGTCGGTTATGCGCTGTTCCACATCGAGCTGATCGGCCAGTTGGAGGCCGCGCTGTCCGGTGACTTCACCATCTTCGCCAACATCGCCGCGCTGGTGTTCACCGTCGCGTTGTGGCCGCTGCTGCTGCTCAGCGCGCTGGTGTGCGGGGTGTCCGGCTGCGGTCTGTTCTAG